A genomic region of Anopheles coustani chromosome 3, idAnoCousDA_361_x.2, whole genome shotgun sequence contains the following coding sequences:
- the LOC131258957 gene encoding histone H4, with the protein MTGRGKGGKGLGKGGAKRHRKVLRDNIQGITKPAIRRLARRGGVKRISGLIYEETRGVLKVFLENVIRDAVTYTEHAKRKTVTAMDVVYALKRQGRTLYGFGG; encoded by the coding sequence atgacCGGCCGCGGAAAAGGAGGCAAGGGACTGGGCAAAGGAGGTGCCAAGCGTCATCGCAAAGTGCTGCGTGATAACATCCAGGGAATCACGAAACCGGCCATCCGCCGTCTGGCTCGCCGTGGCGGTGTGAAGCGTATTTCCGGCCTGATCTACGAAGAAACTCGCGGTGTGCTGAAAGTGTTCCTCGAGAACGTGATCCGTGATGCCGTGACGTACACCGAGCACGCCAAGCGCAAGACCGTCACCGCCATGGACGTCGTGTACGCCCTGAAACGCCAGGGACGCACCCTGTACGGTTTCGGAGGTTAA